In bacterium, the DNA window AACCAGGTGCCTTCTTTAGCAATTTCAAGCATTTCAAATGCTGCTTGATCAAGGTCTGGGCTCAAAAGGCCAACTTGGTCTTCCGCGATACGCGTGATTGCTGCAATTTTTGGTTTCAAAATATTAGCTGCGTCAAATTTTCCGCCATAACCAAGTTCGATAATTGCCACATCAACTTTTTCTTCAGTCAAATAAAGAAGCGATGCCATGAGAACTACTTCATAAGCTGTTGCTTTAATATTGTGTAATTCAGTGGCATTGATAACTTCGTTAACAGTATCGGTAAATGGTTTATTGCCGATAAGCTGAAAATCAACCATGATACGTTCATTATAGTTCAAGAAATGGGATGAGTAGGTAGCGGCAACTTTAAAGCCTTCTTCTTTTAAAAGTTTGGCTGCAAAATGTACCGTTGAACTTTTACCATTGGTTCCGCATACTAAAATAGATTCTGTTTTAGTTGATGGATGACCAAAGGCTTTGTCCAATTCCTTCATACGATCAAGAGCTCCTTGACCATATTCATAGCGAACAAGGCTGTCCAAGTGTTCAACGACTTCACTATAATTGCGTACTTTCCCAAGCGAAGGAGTACCTTTTTTCTTGGCTCTATCAATACTGGTTAGCATAGTCATGGCTTTAGCCTTTCTGTAACTTTTTATATTTCGTTTAAGTCCATTTTTTGTACTTACGCTTACTACTCACGTACCATCATGCAGCGTTTCATGTGCCGTATTATTTTCAGTCGTGCTGGGTTAACCGTATTCTTAAGTATTTAAATAATTTTGCTGGTGTTCAGATAGTATTTAATTTATATTTTAAGTCTGTGGTATATGTTCAATTTAAAATTTATAAACTTATTTCCAGGATAAGTTATAATTGGCGGATTGTCAAACGCATAATAATCATCTATTCGAACGATTGGGAATTGACAAGTGGATACAAATAGTAACAATAAATACTCAAAAAAAATAATTTCATGGCAAGATGAGGAAACAATATACCGTTTGAAAGAATCTTTAGATTGTGACAATTTGTCAATAGTTGATTCTGATACGGTTTTAGGTCTTCTTGCCAATTTGAAACAATCAAGCTTTCAGGTATTAAACACCGTGAAAGGTGCGCGCGGCGATAAACCGTACTTAATAATGATAGGCGGCCTTGACAGTTTGTCACAATTTGTCGATCCGTCAACCATAAATCTGCCATTGCGAAATATGTTGTTGCACTGCTGGCCGGGGCCGGTAACGGTTATTTTTAAGGCTCGGCAAGATCTGCCATCGCATGTGGTAGCGCTGGACGGAACCATTGCGTTGCGCTGTCCGCGGCATGATGCGCTTTTGCGGTTATTGGTTCATTTTGATGGATTGTTTTCAACAAGTGCCAATCGAAGTGGGTACCCGGTGCCTTCGAGTTTGCCAGAGATTGATAATGTCGTAATGCAGGCTGTTGAGTGGATTGTTATTGACAACGAAAAAACAACCGGGCAAACTCAGCTGCCATCAACAATCATCGATTGTTCTGGTACAAATATTCGCGTGGTGAGAGAGGGTGCGTTTCCTGTTAAGGAGCTTGAACGATACTATGAATCAGCATTTGAAAAATGATCTTTTTCCGCCGGCTTTAGTGGCCGATGCATGGCAGTTAATCGAAAATGTTTCCGTAATTACTTTACTTACTCATCACAAGCCAGATGCCGATGGCATTTCTGCGTGCGCAGCAATGGCTGCTGTGCTTGAAAAAATGGGTAAGAAAGTTGAGGTGGTGTATCCATCTGAGCCTGAGCAGGCGATCAAGCGGCAAGCTACGCATGTTTTGGTAAATCAGCACAAACAAGAGCCAGATTTGTTAATTATGTTTGATACCGCCAATTACGAGCGCTTATATTTTCCACCAGCATTTCACGATATCCCGAGCATTAATATCGACCATCACATCAGCAACAGTATCAATGCCACCATTAATTTAATTACTGATCAAGTTTCAAGTACCTGCGAGCAATTGTATTTATTGCTGCATTGGTGGGGCTGTGATGTTGATCAGTACATGGCAGAAAGTTTATTGTTTGGCATGTTGTATGACTGCCAAGTATTTTACACGCAATCAACACGACCACGCACTTTGCGCGTTGCGGCAGATTTGATGGATGCCGGCGCCAACTTGTTTGGGCTGATGGGCGAGCTGTTGTTTAATAAAAAACCAGAAATTATCGCGTTGTGGGGCAGCTTATTAAGTTCGGTTACCATTGCGCCCAATCGTAATGCTGCCTGGTCAATTATTCGGCAGTGCGATTTACAACGTCTTGGGCTCACGCTGAGTTCTACCGTTGGGTTTAGTAATTTTCTTGCGCAGCTTTCTGACATTGATATTACGATTCTTTTTTATGAAGAAGCTGATGGTAAAACAAAAGTTTCATTACGTTCAAAAATTGCTGACGTTAATAAATTGGCTGCCCACTTTGGTGGTGGTGGCCATAAAAATGCGTCTGGCATTTCTTCAGACAAACCGATTGATGAAGTCGTTCAAGAGGTTACCCGTTTAGTTATGTAGTAAATTTTTTTAAAAATGAGTTGGGAGTAATAATGGTTTCAAAGATATTCACAAGCGTATCTCTCGTTTTTTTAATAAGCGGTAATTGCTGGGCCGCAAGCGAGCCAATTCAAGAAGTGTCAGTATATTCTGCAGAACTTAGGCAGGAATTAGAAACGCTGCGCCAAAAATCATTTTTGATATTTGATGAAAAGGACAGACTTTTTATAAATGGATGGGGACGTGGCTTAGAGCTTATCAATAAACTTGCTTATGAGGGACGTTTAGCAGAATTAGCGCATGCGCTTTCGGTTGATCCGTTACGTGTTGATTGTAAAACTCCAGATGGTCAGTGTTACTTGGACGGTAAGTATCCCTTGCAAGCGGCTCTTGATGGCGTTGCTGATTCTGTGTGGGTTCAAGCTGCTGATTGTGTAAAATGTATGAAGCTTTTGATTAAATGTGGTGCTGAGCACAATATTGAGTGGCGGGGTTGTTATTTTGGTAAGCTGGTCGAGATTCCACTTATTTTTCGTGCCGCGGTAATCAAAAAATTTGATGCAGTAGCGGTGTTACTTGCAGCTGGAACAGATGTCACGATGGTTGACAGATACGGCCATTCAATTTTTTTCTGGTTAGATATGGTAAATCCTTGCCGAAATCGAAGTTCACAAGAAGATCGCATTAAGCTCGAAATAAAAAAATTATTAGTCGGCCACTTTATTACTTTGTTAAGTGCTGTGGCACAAAGAGATGACCTTGATGAGTTTGTCAGATTATTTAATTTTTTTATCACGCAAAGCAGAATTTCGGTTCCAGAGTTACAAGGGCTGTTAGAAAGTCCAAGTGCTCAAAATATCACTAACTATCTGAGAGACAAACAAACAGGTCTAAAATTGCAAGACTGGTTGGTAAAATTGATTGGAGAGTAACAATGATTTCAAAAATTTTACCAACATTTTTTTTTACCTTTTTATTAAGCGGTAATTGCTGGGCTGGTTTTGAAAACCCGTGTAAATATTCCGAAAAAGTTAAATTAAAACTAGAAAAATTGGCTCCAAATTCTTTGTGGATCTTTGTTCCGTCGGCCAATCGTTTTATTAAAAAAGAGATTGATTCAATAGCGTCACATGAAATAGCAACGCCAGAAGAAGTGATTATACATTGTGCTCGTGATGGAAGTTTAGCTGACTTATCGTTAGTGCTTTTAACAAAGAGTGTTAGTCCTGACTATACCGATACTCAAGGTAATTTTCCTTTAAAATTGTTGCTCGATCGTTTTGATTATGCAAGTTTTGAAGTTGGTGAGTGTGTGTGCGCATTGCTCGCTTGCGGTGCCGATAAAAATCGCTGTTATAGTCCTGGAGTGCCGCTTATTTTTAAAGCAGTTCAGTTGCATGCTTATAATATTATACATCCGCTTCTGTACCTTCATGCAGATGTAACGGGAAGTGATGCTGGCGGCCAATCAATTGTTTGGCGTGCGCGTGTTGAAAATTTGGAAGCGAATGGGTTTGAAAGCCAGTTTCAAGAATATCACGAACAATGTCTTCTTGAACTATTACATAATCATTTTATTAAATTGGCACAAAAAGATGAATCATGCGATTGTAAACGCCTTGCTATTTTACTGTGTGAAGTGCGTAACTTGGAGCGTTTTGGTTTGGTGAGAAGAGGGATCTATTCGTAATTTTGAGAGCAGGGAGTAGTAATGATTTCAAAAATTTCTCAGCTATCCGCACTCGTTTTTTTATTAAGCGGTACCTGCTGGGCGGCTGCTGATCAACCAATTAAAAAGCCCTCCGAAGAAGATAGAAAAAAATTGGCAAAATTGGCCAAAGAGGTTAATGGTTCATCCACACAGACGCTTGAAGAATTGTTGTTTAGCAGCTCTTGTCTGGGACAGATTGACAATTTATCTTTTGTACTTTTAAAAGGGTATATCGGTCCCGATCATACCTTTGAAGGTGGTAACTTTCCTTTCCGTAACCTCGTTGACAGTTGGCATAATGACAATAAGGGAATGTGTGCATGGGCATTGTTTGTCTGCGGTGCCGATCCAAATCGTTTCTATGCGCCGGATATGCCACTTATTTTTAGAGCGGTTCAGCGATGCGCTTTTGATATTGTTATTGAGTTGCTAAAAGCTGGTGCTGACGTAACGCATATCGATGCCCACGATAGATCAATTTTTTATTGGGCAGAGCCTGAAAATTTAAGCATTTGTGATGGGCGGTATGTTTGTCGCGAGGAGTATTCACAAAAGTTGTTGGCGTTGTTAGAGCCATATCGTGAGATGGTGCTCGCTTGCCATAAAGCGAAGAAGCACGATCTTGATTTGTCAAACCTTTTCGAAGAAGAAGGGGTTGTTTATTGTACTGAAGAAGAAGCAGAAAGTATGAAACGTCAAAGTGAGGACATGCAATGATTTCAACCAAGGCTCAAATAGTGAGCCTATTTTTTTGTACCTGTTTTGTGACGGGTGGGTGTGGCGCAGCGGCCGAAGAGCCAACACGTGTAGCGCGTGAATTTGCCAAGCATGATGTGCTGGTGCTTGGTGGTAACCCCGCGGTTTTAGGATGGGCAATACCGTTTGAGACTTTGCTTCAACAGCCAAATGATCTTTTGGCTGGCGATTACCCTATTTTTTGGTTGATGCGATTGGACCTTTTTGATGAAGCCGTGATGTTGATACAAGCGGGTGCTGATGTCACGCATTTAAGTCTGAAAGATGGAATGTCTATTTTTGAAATTTTTGCATCGTCAATGAGAGGGCGAGAGAAAGTTCAGCAGGTTGCGCCATTGGTTACTGGGCCTGATTTTTGTGCACAAACTCAGGCTGTGTGCGCAATCACGGGCCGTATGTTTGTTTTGCAGGACTTACTTGCCCGTCAATTTGTGTCTGCGTTGCGTACGGCAATAGATAATCAAAACATTGCAGAATTTAAATGGTTGTGTGTAGTTCTCAATCATGGCTCCAAAGGCGGTGCTGGAAGCCATTTGGTGTCGGTTTTTATGCAATCGGTTGAAAAAAATGGCATAGTGAAGTTGATTGATTATGCAAAAGAACGTGGTTGGATGGAGTATGTGCGTTCAGTGATAATCGAAAATAAGTGAAAAAGGCGTAATCATTTGGGTGTTGATCTAAGCGTTGCAAAACAGTATCTAGCTAAATATTGTTCGTATAATAAAAAAGCGTCAGAAAGGAAAGGAAATAAATGCTGATTAATTCAAAATTTTCAAAAATATTTTGTTTTGTTTTGTTGGTAGGTGGTGATTGTTTTGCGAGCGCAAGCCCGCTCAAATATTCTGAAGAAGCAGAGCAGGCATTAGTAAAATTTTCTGGCGGGCACGCGTGGCGGTTTCAAGGTCAATCATTGAGTCAACAACTCTTGCAAAGCTCTCGAGAAGGAAATGTAAAAGCGCTTGCTCAAGTTCTTGCAACGCGACGAATCAATCCTGATTTTACGAGTGATAAAAAAGAATTTGCATTGGAAGAAGCGATTGAAGGTATGCGTAGATATAAGAAGGGTCAGCAGGTTGAATGTATAAAGTTGTTACTTTTGTGTGGTGCCAATCCAAATCGGGAATCGAAGCGTTGGCCAGGAAGAACACTTATTTTTAGAGCTGTTCAATTGTCTGATTCGGCGCTGGTTAAAGCCTTGCTTGATGGTGGAGCTGATGCAACGAAGCTTGATTGCGACAAAAAATCGGTCCTTTATTGGACGCAATGGGCGGCGAATGAATCGGACCGGCATGTGCGTAGTTTTTTAGAGCAGTATTTTCTTTCTTTAATTTGGAGGGCGGTTAAGGTTGAAAATAACCGGGCCTTTGCTCGCTTAATGTGTATTTTTTGTGAATCACGCGAGTTATCTCAACTTGAAAAAAAATGTTTCTTTGGTGTTCCGGATGAACAAGGTTTAACGTTGCTTGATTATGCCGATCAACTTATGCAGGGCTAGGCATGAGCATACAGATTCGAGTAATCGTCATAACAAGTTTTTTAATGGCTGTTGGTTATTGCGCTCCTGCGGGGTTTTCTGAAACGCTTTGTACTGGTTATGCTCCAGAAACGTTAGAACTGTTACAAAAACTCAGCCGCTATGCGCCGTGGCGGTATATTTCTGAGCACAAGGTATTTCAATCAACGCGCGAAGATATGTTTTTCCGGTATTTACCATCAACAACGTTAGCGCTAGAAAGTGCTTGTGAGGGCGATGTAAAATCCCTTGCATTCGCACTTTTAAAAAATCCTGCCTGTCGTAATTATTGCGATGAATGGGGCAATCATCCTTTGCTTGCAGCGCTTGACCGATGTCGCGCGAACCGTCCATGTTGCCCGGTAAACGATTATAAAGCGTGTGTCTATCTTTTGCTTGCATGTGGTGTAGATCCTAACTGTTTATGGTACGGTATTCCTCTTATTTTTAAGGCCGTTCAATTAGTAACGGTAGATCTTGTTGCCGCATTGCTCAAGGCAGGTGCCAATGCAACGGTGTTGGACCGATACGGCAACTCGATATTTTCGTGGTTGAAGCAGCGACGCTTTGCAGATGGGCCGCCCCAACCATTGGCAGATGATGAAGCGCATGAGCGCGCTATAAAATCATTATTGGAACAACAATTTATTTTTCGTTTGCAAGGAGCACAACAAGAAGGTAATCAGCAAGAGTTTGAGTGCTTGTGTGCTGTGCTCATGAAAGATAAAGAATTGTTTGGTAATGAATTACGAAAGGCAATGGTATGGCATGGGGAGGGCGGAGAAG includes these proteins:
- a CDS encoding L-threonylcarbamoyladenylate synthase; the protein is MKESLDCDNLSIVDSDTVLGLLANLKQSSFQVLNTVKGARGDKPYLIMIGGLDSLSQFVDPSTINLPLRNMLLHCWPGPVTVIFKARQDLPSHVVALDGTIALRCPRHDALLRLLVHFDGLFSTSANRSGYPVPSSLPEIDNVVMQAVEWIVIDNEKTTGQTQLPSTIIDCSGTNIRVVREGAFPVKELERYYESAFEK
- a CDS encoding DHH family phosphoesterase, which translates into the protein MNQHLKNDLFPPALVADAWQLIENVSVITLLTHHKPDADGISACAAMAAVLEKMGKKVEVVYPSEPEQAIKRQATHVLVNQHKQEPDLLIMFDTANYERLYFPPAFHDIPSINIDHHISNSINATINLITDQVSSTCEQLYLLLHWWGCDVDQYMAESLLFGMLYDCQVFYTQSTRPRTLRVAADLMDAGANLFGLMGELLFNKKPEIIALWGSLLSSVTIAPNRNAAWSIIRQCDLQRLGLTLSSTVGFSNFLAQLSDIDITILFYEEADGKTKVSLRSKIADVNKLAAHFGGGGHKNASGISSDKPIDEVVQEVTRLVM